Below is a genomic region from Candidatus Eremiobacteraceae bacterium.
AGGACCAGTCATACATGCTCGCCGGACTTGCGCAGGATCAACTCGCCGCACTCGTGCTCCCGCTCGGCGAACTCTCAAAGGATCGAACGCGAGATGTCGCCCGTGAGCGCGGCCTCGATGTCGCCGACAAGCCCGACTCTATGGATCTGTGTTTTGTCGATGGCGACTACCGGGGTTTCATCGCTCGTCGATTTCCCGAGAGCGCGGCGTCAGGTCCTATTGTCTCGGTCGAGGGTAAGCGCGTCGGCACGCACGATGGTCTGCTCAACTACACCGTCGGACAACGCAAGGGTCTTTCCGTGACGGATGGCGCCGGCGGTCCGTGGTACGTCGTGTCGACGGATCGCGCGTCGAATACCGTCACGGTCGGCAAGCGCGCCGATCTTGCGCGCGCCGTCATCGACTGCACGGATGCGAATATCGTGCGACCGGAACGATTCGTGGGCGGCGTCGCGCATGGTCGCGCCGTCTGCCGGTACCGCAGTACGCCGATCGAAGCCTCGGCACGGCTGACCGCGGACGGCGGCCTGCGAGTTTCTCTTGTTCAGCCGGTGCCCATGGCGTCACCGGGGCAACTGCTCGTGCTCTACGACGAGGCAGATGTCGAAGTGCTGGCCTCCGGCGTGATCGCCTCGTAGGGCGGACCTTTATGGTCCGCCGGCGGGCCATAAAGGCCCGCCCTACATTGGCCCGCCTTCCAAGATGGGTAAGAGGTACACACCTACGAACTTGTGAGGTACTATGATCAGACAATCGCTTGCGAGTTTCGCTGCGGCGACCGCGATTCTCGCTTTCGCAGCATGCTCGACGACACCGCCGCAATCATTCGGCTATCGGCCGGGCGTCGTCCCCGGCGTGACGCGTGACAAGATCGAGGCCATCCTAGGGAAGCCGACTTCGAGCGGACCGTTCAAAGTCGGCGGCATCAACGCCGACGTGATGATCTATCCGTTCGGTCAGATCATACTCGAGAACGATCGCGCAGTCGTGATCACGATCATCAAAGACCCTGCGTACAAAGGGCCGTTCGGCGCTGCGCCAGGTGTGATGAACGATCAATTTCAAGCGTCGGTCAAGGCGCAAAAGGTGCACCGCCGCGGCCATGTCGAGTACTACGATGTCCTCGTCACGCAGGGCGAAACGCGTACGCGCGATTGGTACGATCCGGCCGATAACCTGATGGTGGAGTCGGCGGCGACCAATGCCAACGATCCCGAGGCGCCATATCAGATCGTGGCCGTCAATCTCGCCGACGAGGCGGGGCGAGCTCTGCTCGAACAACTGGTACAGACGAAACTGAGCGGCGAATTTCCGGATCAGCATGTCCAGAACTACACGAGCGAGCCGTGGTCCACGTAAGGAGTCATCGGCGTGACCGATCAGACAGACCAAACGATCAACGACTCGGCGATTTCCGACTTCGGCGTCAAGCTTCCGCCGAACTCGCGCGTGAAGACGCTCTTCTTCGATGACGCCGCCAAGCAGATCCGGGTCACGCTTGACGACGACGAGACCGAAGTCATCGTTCCCGTCGAACGTATCCGCGCGCTTCACGGCGCGCGCGTCCGTCATGAGTCGGTTGCGCATTTCAAAGAATTGAATCCGGCTGCCACGGCGTCGGTGCAGTTCGTCGCCAAAGCCACGCTGACGCCGATCCGAAAAGACGTCTCCAAGGGCGCGGTCACCGTGACGAAAGAAGAGCTGCTCTATGCCTTCGCGATCCGCGTCGACGGCGTTGACTCGCTCTGGTACATCATGGCGGCGTCGTTCAACTTCCGCAAGACGCTTGGCCCGCTTGCGACGTATTCGACCGACCTCAACGTCAAGGAATTCGTCAAACGTTTTGCGTCGTTCGCGCCGCACGCGGTGTGCGATAGTTTCTTCACCGGCGTGACGAAATCGCTGCCGCTTCCTCCGCCCGTCGACACACTGATCGAATTCTTCCGCGTCGCCGCCCGGTAATCGGCGATGAAGGGGCCGACGCCAGTCGGCCCGGCGAACAATTACGTGGGCCGACTGGCGTCGGCCCCTTCAACATCCAAGCGGAAATCTAGCCGGCGGTGGCGAGCGGGTAGTCGCGGCGGTTGAAGTACGTGTCGCGGACCACGGGCCGGTAGCCGGCGCGACGGATGTTCTTCTCCAACTCCGCGCGATTTGCCGTGTTCGTGCTTCCGGCGAGCGTGACGACTTTCTCTTCTAAAATCGTTCCGCCCATGTCGTCGCAACCGAACATCAGTCCGAGCTGACCGAGTTTCAACCCCGGCGTCAGCCAGGACGACTGCAAGTGGTCGAAGTTGTCCAAGTACAGGCGGCTCACCGCGAGGACGCGCAAGTACTCCAGGCCTGTCGCCTCTTTGCCCTTGAGCGGGGTCTTGAACGGCACGTAGTACCACGGAATGAACGCCGTGAATCCATGCGTCTCGTCTTGCAGCTCGCGCAGCACGTCCAGATGGCGAATGCGCTCCGCATCGGTCTCGATCGAGCCGAACATCATGGTCGCCGTCGTCGGCATGCCGAGCCGCTGCGCGATGCGCATGACCTCGAGCCACCGGTCGTCGTCGATCTTGCGCGCCGAAATACGCTTGCGCACTCGCTCCACGAGGATCTCGGCGCCGGCGCCCGGCAACGATTTCAAACCCGCGGCGCGCAGCGTCGTCAACACATCTTCGATGCTCATGGACTCGCGCTTCGCGATGCCGCAGATCTCGCTCGTGGAAAGCGAGTGGATGTCCACATCCGGAAAGCGCTCGCCGATAGCGCGGAAGAGATCGATGTAGTAGGCGATCGGGAGATCCGGGTTGACGCCGCCTTGCACCATGATCTGTGTTGCGCCTTGATCCGCGGCGAACTTGACGCGCTCGAGCACCTGCTCGTGCGTCATCGTGTAGCCTTCGGCGTGACCCTCCGGCCGGAAGAACGCGCAAAACGTGCAGTGGACGTTGCAGATGTTCGTGTAGTTGATAGTCGTGTCGATGACGTACGTGACTTCGTCGCCCGGATGCAGCTGCTCGCGCCGCGCGTGTGCAGCCGCGCCAAGGGCATGAAGGTCGGCTTCCCGATAGACGCGCACGCCCTCGTCGTACGTGAGACGCCCGCCGCCGGCGGCGCGATCGAGCAGACTTGCGATTTCAGACATGCGTGTGGACCTCGCGCAGAAACTCAAGGTGCGGCACCGCGTTGAGCAGCCGGTGTCTGACGGCGAGCTCGAAAAATCGCATCAGACCGCGCCGCGCCGCGCCGTCGAAGTCGAAATTCAGCGTCCGGAAGTAGTCGCGGTAGAAACCGGCTGGCCGAGCGTGCGCCGATTGCGCCGCCGCGATCACGCTATCGATGTTCTCGGCGCCCCAGGCCTTGGCGCGCCGAAGCGCGGCCGCCACCGACTCGACGTCGGTCGGACGGTCCGCTGCGACTGCGCGGCGAACCGCCCAGACCGCGTACGCCATGCCGAGTCCGGTCAGCTCGTGCCAGAGCAAGCCGATGTCGTGCGCCTCGCCCTTTTCCGCGGCGAAGAACCCGTCGATCGCCGCGTCGCCGATCAGCAGACACGGCGATCCGTCGGCGCGGTATGCGGCAAGCGGATCATCTGACTCGACGAAGTCGGGCACGAATCCGTAACGCTCGGCGCAGATCGTTGCGAAGAGGTTCCGGCCGGTCGCGCTCTCGCGCGTCGCCGCGATCTTCACTCCCGCGAGATCGGCGGGCGGTCTGCGCGAAATGCAATAGATGCTGCGCACTTCGCGCTGTACACCGATGCAGACGTCCGGGAGCAGGATGAACGCATCTGCGTTCTTCGCGAAATGAAATGAGCTGATCGGGCTGATGTCGAGTTCGCCGCCGGACAAGCGCGCATTCAGCGCAGTGGGGACTCCGGCGACAAGCGTCCCCGGAAAGTCGACGGCGCCTGCGTCGAACGCGGCGTATATCGGCAGATCGTTTGTGTAACTGATGCGGCCGCAGCGGATCACTGCTTACGCCGGTTCCAAGACCTTGTACAACAGGTTGCGCCGGGTCGGCACGAAGCCCGCTTCTTCGATCGCCCGTTTCAGTTCTTGCGCAGGCGTGCTCTGATCGGTCTTGCTGCCCGCATCGCGATAGATCTGCTGTTCGTTATGCACGGTGCCGTCGATGTCGTCGGCGCCGAAGTGCAGGCCAAGCTGCGCGATCTTGATGCCGTACGAGATCCAGTACGCTTTGATGTGGTCGACGTTGTCGAGCATGAGCCGCGAGACGGCGATGGTGCGCAAGTCATCGATGCCGTCGGTCCATCCGTACTCTTCGAGATCGTTCTCTTCCGGGTGGAACGGCAACGGCACAAAGCACTTGAAGCCGCCGGTCTGCGCCTGCAGTTCGCGAAGCAGCGCGAGATGTTCGACGCGCTCTTCGATCTTCTCGACGTGACCATAGAGCATCGTGCAATTCGTCCGGATGCCGAGGCGGTGCGCGACGCGATGGACTTCCAGCCATTCTTCGGCCGACGCCTTGTGCGGGCAGACGATGTCGCGCACGCGCTTGACGAGGATCTCCGCACCGCCGCCGTTGAGCGCTGTGAGACCGGCGTCGCGCATGCGCGTCAACCCGTCTTCGTACGAGCAGCGTGCGCGCTTGCACATATAGTCGATCTCGGCCGCCGTGAAGAGCGCGAGCTGCACGTGCGGTATGCGCGCGTGAAGTTCGGCGATCATCGGAATCCAATACTCGAGGCTCGTCTGCTTGGGATCGTGGCCGCCGACGATGTGCAGCTCGTCGTAATCGGCCGGCTCGGCGCACGCTTTGTCGAGAATTTCTTCGACCGACATGCGCACCGCGCGCGCTTCTTTTTCGGATGCGGCGAACGAGCAGAATTTGCAGCCTGCGTAGCAGATGTTCGTGGTGTTGAGATAGCGCTTGAAGACGTAGTACGCGCGATCACCGTTCTTGCGCGTGCGGACCTCGT
It encodes:
- the mnmA gene encoding tRNA 2-thiouridine(34) synthase MnmA, which gives rise to MQTMAAPDSELRLSGRALAAMSGGVDSAVATALACETGRDAVGVTMRLWSPGDGELSEKVRQCCGPTAYEDARRAAAAIGIPHFVVNFERAFEQAVVDYFCAEYLAGRTPNPCVACNNFVKFGALLDFARVLGADTIVTGHYARIAHDDDGAHLLRAVDRGKDQSYMLAGLAQDQLAALVLPLGELSKDRTRDVARERGLDVADKPDSMDLCFVDGDYRGFIARRFPESAASGPIVSVEGKRVGTHDGLLNYTVGQRKGLSVTDGAGGPWYVVSTDRASNTVTVGKRADLARAVIDCTDANIVRPERFVGGVAHGRAVCRYRSTPIEASARLTADGGLRVSLVQPVPMASPGQLLVLYDEADVEVLASGVIAS
- the mqnC gene encoding cyclic dehypoxanthinyl futalosine synthase, with the translated sequence MSEIASLLDRAAGGGRLTYDEGVRVYREADLHALGAAAHARREQLHPGDEVTYVIDTTINYTNICNVHCTFCAFFRPEGHAEGYTMTHEQVLERVKFAADQGATQIMVQGGVNPDLPIAYYIDLFRAIGERFPDVDIHSLSTSEICGIAKRESMSIEDVLTTLRAAGLKSLPGAGAEILVERVRKRISARKIDDDRWLEVMRIAQRLGMPTTATMMFGSIETDAERIRHLDVLRELQDETHGFTAFIPWYYVPFKTPLKGKEATGLEYLRVLAVSRLYLDNFDHLQSSWLTPGLKLGQLGLMFGCDDMGGTILEEKVVTLAGSTNTANRAELEKNIRRAGYRPVVRDTYFNRRDYPLATAG
- a CDS encoding menaquinone biosynthesis protein — its product is MIRCGRISYTNDLPIYAAFDAGAVDFPGTLVAGVPTALNARLSGGELDISPISSFHFAKNADAFILLPDVCIGVQREVRSIYCISRRPPADLAGVKIAATRESATGRNLFATICAERYGFVPDFVESDDPLAAYRADGSPCLLIGDAAIDGFFAAEKGEAHDIGLLWHELTGLGMAYAVWAVRRAVAADRPTDVESVAAALRRAKAWGAENIDSVIAAAQSAHARPAGFYRDYFRTLNFDFDGAARRGLMRFFELAVRHRLLNAVPHLEFLREVHTHV
- a CDS encoding CofH family radical SAM protein, which encodes MTTTAAMGAIAEKIRAGVPLDRADGVFLYERAPFHELGRLAHEVRTRKNGDRAYYVFKRYLNTTNICYAGCKFCSFAASEKEARAVRMSVEEILDKACAEPADYDELHIVGGHDPKQTSLEYWIPMIAELHARIPHVQLALFTAAEIDYMCKRARCSYEDGLTRMRDAGLTALNGGGAEILVKRVRDIVCPHKASAEEWLEVHRVAHRLGIRTNCTMLYGHVEKIEERVEHLALLRELQAQTGGFKCFVPLPFHPEENDLEEYGWTDGIDDLRTIAVSRLMLDNVDHIKAYWISYGIKIAQLGLHFGADDIDGTVHNEQQIYRDAGSKTDQSTPAQELKRAIEEAGFVPTRRNLLYKVLEPA